The genomic stretch tcacacaaacatttatacacatcatagacccataaccacatccaactagtcaatcctgatcacgtaagttaccacttgacaaaagttacctctcacccgagcttaactcgtacacccctcataacatattctcccattcgcataaccatcaccccctgccaagtgtaaccataccattaatactcaactactaacaaccgcctcatataaccacatcttatactctctcacaaccatacatatcaatctggtctctacaaaatcaacctcattagaacaactagcttccctaaagtaacaccatcctcaaccactagtgacaatactatgacaccaacatccttcatgtgactactctcttactatcacttcttaatatcacaatccgttttctctctttggttatcatcccaaataacaaacatccaatccatcaacacaatttacctcaacattattcccaattctatcctttatcatatcgttacctaactctccaccaaaatctcagatcgtgcaaacactctacaagcttcttattcccttaatatgtCGAGacccacggctaacatgtcgtcctgttctcctatataaccattaactcacaccctctagtgaggctatcgtacatttccataatttcctaccttcatgctccttaactccggtcaacgttctctcaacttccATCCATCCATCTTTCCTCCTTTTTACTCAAtgataccaattaataattcatctcctttctctttctaccaaatttttttttttttgtaaactgTTTATTttcccatagctccacaactctaattccattaattcatatcaatatcttatcattcttcttatcatttatcctctctcatcttgtTTCTCACTCAACCTTGTCACCATCAACTCCACACTCTACAGTTACTATTCAactagtcgtatctccctttcgtatctttagaaaaccaaaaaaaattaatctcataccgttaatcgcccaaagaattacacactaggctcacctcttgatattccaaattcccaaacttggtcagtatctacaaatccacgtcgcgacataactctatctaagttcactatatacccctcttctccatccctccaaagcaacctttcattacatatatccttaagcaacacaatgctaaccgtctccctctataagtccttgcacatcccgaaatgtcactattcgtatccctcatctcaatctttcattctcacgtttctttaaacTCACATTACTTTTGCCcatatatacttacttttatactactcaacacacgactatatcactcatcatatctcacaaaacatgctctttacctcgattagctcatcattcttccctttcctttttccactatttcTCACAatcacattaacacatgtcttccttatccaacacttatctctcataagccggcattcttcctatcatagcatttggtaacttacgtatcaagaccgtcgcatatataaaagaatactttaagactcaaaacatacatgtgtatataccctacgactcaaaacaatgtaaaaacatagccaccggctcaaaacaaaagtaagaacatagccaccgactcaatgtggccgcccaatgaggtactcagtcgagtacataacatactaggtcgagtacaaggtactcggtcgagcaactatattactcggtcgagttttggactccagaagcaaactcaattgtcgcagaaggattactcggtcgagcattgggaatactcggccgagtagaccttactcggtcgagtatgagactactcggccgagttcacgactccagacggtaaacagtattatcacagagagattactcggccgaatacggaatactcggtcgagtataaaagatactcggccgagtagggactactcggtcgagtatcggcgcagttctcagcaccgtccaattttcgtaaaacagtcatatctcacttgttacttggtcattttgggcgtgtgacctatcgttagaatcgtaagaggacaagctatcacctcaacttagaatcacagcaatatcatttctagaactcgacttatgacagttttaagacaacccttccaaacaTCGGTTTGTATACAACTCAAAAttccttaacaaaacaacttaaacatgcataaaacaaataataacgacccaatacttctaaaaaccagtacagaggtgaacttttatcatacccacatgaaaattaaacacgacattcatatgcataggcgcatgaccttaatcacatgctactaccaacaaccaaacattaacattatCATGATTATGTACCCATGTACCACtactcttttgaaagccacataataaacacttaacatgccaacatatttcatACCAAATCCGTTTCAACAAGTTTCACCATGTCTTAAACATGTTTCCACGCATCTCACTTCCTTTCACATGATTCAACCATTCAAGTTCCACATGCCACACACACACATCGAAAAGACTCACAACAAATTCCCCctggtgaccggcttgagattgtgagggccatagtgtgacttcgggacgtctcacaagtctttgcggtagctccaaacaactctccccgggttcattttatttcgactctctaagttcattgagttcattagttttaggtgccggaatcgtcggctctgataccactttgtaacaccccctcataccaagataccttaccaggactaccccagcatgaaaggttgttaccatctcggttgcccgaggttagtatatatcaaaagcaccagtccaaacacatttattaaagtacgtaattataaaagttacatagtctccaaaatctaataaacgaattatccaaatggcaacaactaccaaaacaataactaaggctcgtgatggtgtcatctaatccagcgtggtgactctcccatgaatGCCCCAatctcaataaatgtatcacctgtcacaatttgctcaccatccccgaatggatcaccgcaggttttacaaacaacaacacggggtcagtactactcaatcaatataagacaacaaacaatacaaccggctgatcatcgatctcacatagtaaccgaccacacaccgaagtgtgaagccctgccagattacccatcgcaacaggtaatcctcgccgccagtgggtgaccgcagtctatccccacctagtccagctcatcaacgagcgactaacaatccctgtcccttaatgtgcacatcccctcccgtggcgggttccacggagggcgaactagggtgtgaagccactcccgcaagtgactccaccataatcacaatcacaatcacatgacatcacagccatctcaatcccctcacaccaacatcgtcacaacaatctccatactccgatgatcaacagataacaataatcacaacaaacatgtcttacaaagaacagtaaactgagtagggaaaactctaccttttcgcaatccgcttacgctgcaatcaaccatacaaatgcataacaaatatcacatcgtcacctacaacaataatcacataatacaattacacattgcacaatcccattttcctcaattccatatatacagtaacccaaaaagaatacaaatgacgagggaatgaaacttaccaacagtagaataagagactacacgcaaggatcacgatgATTTGCACACCCAACGAGattagaggatgattagggagtgattagggagagatcgtagaatgattagggttggaagtgatgtttttagaaactgacgtcgaatataaaataaccctaacattccctaatcaaaccgataaaataacattcgccagaccggatactcggtcgagtaaagctatactcggccgagtatcatctactcggtcgagtattctccatactcggccgagtattactcggcagaaccaaaacagactccacaattaacactactcggccgagtaggctctactcggtcgagtatacaacttaacaaaatccgtagtgttacattcACTCGATTACACTAAATAATGATTAATCTTTTACATCACCTTCCTTTCGCTCCTATGGGGGGTTTTACTTTGGAATTTAAAAGAATTAGTTAAGGCTTTTACAATATTGAAAAACGATATTTCAGTACTCGTTTATATGAAGGATATTGGAGGAATGTATTTGATAGAATTATTTTTCTTCGGGCGGCTCACGTTCTATATCTCTTTTTGTCTACAAGGTGAATAACATAGTCTCCCTCACTGCGCTCGTCCATTTGTTGGCTGGGAGCGAGCTTTGACCGAATGAATAACTCCGACAAAAAGAGGGAAATGATTAATTGTTTGAGAATCGGAAACAATCTGAATAATGAAATTAATAACATCAAGGATGTGGAGATGGAACAATTCGTTAAAATGTCCCCAACTTCCGAACCATGAGCGTATAAAAAACAGATAGAGTAATCGAGTGAAAATGAGAGAAAAACAATTAATCAAATGGGTATTTTTGTAAGCATGCGTGATTTGTAAAAAAATAGGGTTATCGtgtataattttttaaaacaCAAGGTTACCATGTAGacaaaattcaaaattaaattAGCCACCTCACTTTCCATTAGGTACTTTACGAAAAAAATTGACAGAATACAAGTTTAGGATCATGCCAATACGTATTAATAGAGTTCAGGGTTACCACGTGTGTGTTTTAGAAAGGGAAAGTTACCATGTAAAATCGGAAAAAATACAGGGTTACCATGTAAAAAAACCTTTGTTTTAAAATATGGTGATTGACAAGGGTAACCAGttacctagtgcattatgagaAGATGTAATTAATAGTACAATTTATTCTAAGAGATTAATTGAAATCGAGATTATTCTAAGAAGACTTATAATTACAATTATTCATGTTAAATAATCCTTAAAAAAAATTGGACTGTCGTAACCCAGAAGGTTTTTTTGGGTGACGAAGGAACCCGCATCCGCTACCTTCGGTGCGCTCTGGGTAAACACTTGGGTATATATGATAGCCTCCAAATTACATATACCAGGTAAGCTTCCCGATGATAACATGCTCGAAGTTTATAAGTCATAAAATGGGACCATAGTTAGAGGAACGACAACAGTTGTGGGAAATGAACATAGAACTTTATTCTGAGACCATGCTTGGGTTGATGGCTTTTGTCTAAGCGACCATAATATCGCTCCGATTCTGGGTAATATGTTGGGTGCGACAGTCGATGAGATGTGGTGCGAGAATTACGGTTGGAAATGAGACTCATTCTCTAATTTAATGCCTCAAAATATCCTTCAAAAAATAGCATCTATTTCACTAGTCAATGACCTCGACATGGAGGACTCGCTCTACTGGCAAGGAACCTCGTCGGGTAGATTTACACTAAAATCCGCCCTTGGCTATCTTCGAGGAAATGATCCTACATCCTCCCCAAACCTCGTGTGGAGAATAGTATGGCGTCTTCCAATACAACAGAGAATCCGTATGTTTCTTTCGTTAGCTGCCTATGGCCGGTTAATGATGAATGTAAATCGGGTCATACGAAATATGGGTGATGACCCGAAGTGTCCACGGTGCGATGGGAACGAATAAACTACAGAGCACCTTCTCCGTTCTTGTCCTATTTCGAAGCAAATTTGAAATTTGGTGGGTATTGACTATTCTAACAATTTTTTCTATAACACACTTTTTGTTGAGTGGTTTACAAAGTGTGCTATTAAAAAGGTCTCGACGTCTGAAGCGGATTGGCCAATTTTTTTCGCCATTACTTGTTGGTGGATATGGAGATGGCGAAACAATGTGGTTTTTGGTCGGGAGAGTGAGAATCCGACTGCACCAAAAGAATTCTTGTTTCGTCAGTTCGAAACTTGGAAGAAGGCTTTTGACAAATTCGACATCTTTATACCTCAACTACCACGGaattgctttttcacatacgaactttactctttcacatacatttttccaTTAATTTTCCATATCATACCCTTTTCCTAAACCTAACCAAATTAAGTCTAGCTTTTTCTCTAAAATCGAATTTGTACTAATAACTTCAATAATGGATTATAATCCTCCAATTAATTGATTCGCCCTTCTAAATTTCCAATTAAAATTGTTTCCAATGTCAATACTGAACAATAACTCAACTCATCAAAACTACACCCACTTGAATTTAATCGAACTTCGCCATTTACGCATAAATGAACAAAAATAATTCATAGAGGAAAACATGGTGCCAAATTTCAAGCGTACTATCAAACTACCAAACAACTTGCTGGGGGGAAATTTCAAGTATAGCACCAAACAATTACCATGATAAAAATaatgaattaattgttttttTGCTGCAAATTTAGTACCAAACAAATTGACGGGAACGCAGGTCCGGCGAGGGAGAGTCGGGGAAGGACGAGAAATGGGTGGTCGTCAGATTGCGGGAGAGGCACTGCAAGTGTAAGGGGAGGCCGAACAAGGGCAGTTCGAGAAAGGGGACCCTGAGATCGGCGGGAGTATGGTTGACCGGACTACTGGTCATCGATGGGAAGTGAAGGGAATGGAGTTGAAAAAATCAATTGAACGAGGGAGGAGGGGTTGAGGAAAAAATGACGAGGGTATAATTGTAAAagtcgtatgtgaaaaagtaaaatccgtatgtgaaaaagtacgaCCCCTACATTATGGAGTGGAAGTTTTTATTCGTTGGACTACTCCACCTCACGGGTGGATTCAACTCAGCACATACGAGGCTTCTAAAGGTAACCCGGGTTTAGCAGGAGGAGGTGGAATTTTTCGTGATGAGATGGGGAACTTCATCACATCTTATTATTTTTCTTGCGGGATTTGCTCCTCCATGAAAGCCGAATTTCTCGCATTACTAGCAGGCTTGGAACGGACAAAAGCTCTTAAGCTGCCGAAATTAATTGTTCATATGGACAATTCACCATGTGTTCATATTATTAAGGAAGACCAGTTGGTAAGCAACCGCCTGAAATTTATCGTCAAACACTGGCAAGAGTTGATTAAGGAAGATCATTGGACGGTCAAGTTGGAGCATACCTATAGAGAGGCCAATAAAGCTGCGGACCTATTAGCTAGCTAATAAGGGAGTAAATTCTAGTACTAGTCCGCCACATTTAGATGCTCCTATTGATAAGTTGCGTCCTATTCTTTAGGAGGATATACTTGAGATCGGCTATTCCCCATGTAATAGCAAACAGTTAATCCTCAAGGCTCAGCCCCTCTTTAGTACCAAAAAAAATCGAATAAAAAACCCCCCACAAAATTCCCCTTGAAATTTCACCCACCCAAAAGTTTTAAAAGACCTAAAGACGCAAACACGAGttgaaacaaaattagggttaatacaAATAGTGTGTTCATCTTCAACTCTGACATAGAGAAACGAAGCCGTAGCAGAAGACGACGAAGACGAAGAAGCAGCAACCATGGCGAGCGCAAAAGTCCAACGTATTATGACCCAACCTATCGTAAGTATCTCTTCGCCTTCTACTTAATTTATTGATTTCTTCTTAATTATCTTTTTATTATGCTTTGTTAATCTCACTCATACACTTGTTTCATGTGATGCGTTGCGGAATTTGTACTTTCCAGAATCTGATTTTCAGGTTTCTTCAAAGCGTATGTTCACTTCTCTCTACTTTTACTGTTTGTCGAATTATTACTCTCTCCGTCTCGGTCAATAGTTATCCTTGTTTGAAATTCCCGAGTATTGGccgagacagagggagtataatagTACTGTATGTTTCCTGATTGTTTGGATTTGTTTTGGCGTTGCAGAAAGCTCGGATTCAAATATGGTTGTTTGAACAGAAGGATTTGCGGATTGAAGGCCGTATTATTGTAATCTCTCTTGCCTCTTACTATGGTTTAGTTTAATGCCGATGATTTTTATATGTCTTGCCGCTTGCTATTTATATTGTTGCTCTTGAATATTATGCTGATTGCTGATGAATTATCTGTTATAATGAATAATGATATTATTGATAAATTACGTAGATTATGGTATGAGACTTAGTCGGTTAATTAGGATCAGAATCATACGCTATTTTGTCATGCCGAGACTGTCTCACTGGCAAACAACCAGCCCGACTGTGTGAAGTAGTCTGGGGCAATTGATATCTCATTTAGTTGGCTGATGCTTCATTTTGGAGTGTATGACTGTACCTGTGTTTTAGACCTGTATTATAAGCATTTAGTCTGACATTTAATGATTCAAAGTTTAATTTATGTCACTCTAGTTTTCTTTTAAAACACTAAATAATTCAAATTATAATTATACTTTTTAGTTTTGTTTCCCACACCCGTATCCTTAATTTTAGGACATTAATATTAGTCGGGTCTGATGCTTGGATACAAACCCGTGTGCAACTCTTGTACCCAAACCTGAATGATGTAGACGACCTCGTTTCCTCTTTGCCCTACTGTGTGGGTGTGTTTGTATGGGGAGATTTTGAAGGGAAAGGAAGGGAAGGCAAATGGAGGGATGCGATCTCTTTTATTTGGTTAGTAGAATAGAGGTGGAGGGATTTGGGGGCCATAGTCATCTTTGGTGCCTTCTAAGAGAATTTTATTGAACAGTTTACTATTTCATCACCTGCGTATGCTCTTGTATCTCTTTCAAGCTATCTTTTACTCCAACTGTGATAGAGAAAATACCGTTCTGAGTTCTGAGCCAATAACGCAGCCCATATGGTAGTCATCCACTTAGCTATATTGCAACCTCCATTtcttgtaatttttaatttatggCTGAAAGTTCCCATTAACTAAGAAATAGAAAAGTTGGGA from Silene latifolia isolate original U9 population chromosome 2, ASM4854445v1, whole genome shotgun sequence encodes the following:
- the LOC141643388 gene encoding uncharacterized protein LOC141643388, which encodes MASAKVQRIMTQPINLIFRFLQSKARIQIWLFEQKDLRIEGRIIGFDEYMNLTLDDAEEVNIKKKTRKSLGRILLKGDNITLMMNTGK